Genomic window (Bacteroidota bacterium):
TCTCGGAGATCCGTGCACCGGGAGCGATCCTGGCTCTGTGCGGCCTCTTTGTTGTCCGGGGCGTGGTCCAGCGCAGCCGAAGCAGGCAAGCGTTGCAGATCGCGACGGTCGTGTACGGAGCCTACGGGGCGGCCCGGCTACTCTCCATTGTGCTAGACGGTGCACCTGGTTCCTCGCTCCTCTGGGCAACAGGGATCGAACTCGGCTTCGCGCTCCTCTGTGCCTCCGTAATCGAGCACGAGGTCGTGTTGCAGGGCGCTGAACAGAGCCGCTCTGCTCAAAGCCACACGACGGATCACGGTCTCCCTGCTGCTGCGTAGTCACTCATCAGGGCGCGCGGCCCTCTCGGCGGCGCGCCCTCGTTCCTCTTTGCTATGTCAGTCTCAATCCTGCTCCTCTATGGGGCCACGCTACTCGTCAGCTTCACGACGGGGCTCGTCTTCGCCTTCGCAGTGGTCGTCATGCCCGGAATCCGCGCGC
Coding sequences:
- a CDS encoding DUF4345 domain-containing protein, which encodes MTRLGIQLLLALAGLTLIALGMAILVTPHAFFATNGILLGSDPSLLSEIRAPGAILALCGLFVVRGVVQRSRSRQALQIATVVYGAYGAARLLSIVLDGAPGSSLLWATGIELGFALLCASVIEHEVVLQGAEQSRSAQSHTTDHGLPAAA